One stretch of bacterium DNA includes these proteins:
- the cas3 gene encoding CRISPR-associated helicase Cas3': MIKADEPIAHVTEDGRRQSLYDHLTGTAARAAKMAGEFDCAEWGRLAGLWHDLGKYSKDFQQMIRTADGMDAHLETKQGQGRVDHSTAGGIYSIEQFGKVGRILAYLITGHHAGLPDWQTESSGMAALAQRIKKAELLKVMIASNPPPEILKQGVPKEKPKSGSDPALWIRMLFSCLVDADFLDTESFLEPQKAQSREGYPGLSELLPMFTAYMESKQRDADDTPINRLRAQILQRCREMASHLPAIFTLTVPTGGGKTLSSLAFALNHAVLYQKRRIIYVIPYTSIIEQTADQFRKIFPDAVVEHHSNLDASEARRETSRSRLACENWDAPVIVTTSVQFFESLFASRTSRCRKLHNIVNSVVVLDEAQLLPPEFLNPILAVLKELQQHYGVTLVLSTATQPVLGPHKAFDFDFSGLPEMIEIMDDPLSLHNSFKRVKVQVPKDLHTPQTWEQLASELIEHPSVLCIVNRRDDCRELYQILCQHKSEGTIHLSALMCGAHRSQVISRIKQRLKDTIPTRVISTQLVEAGVDVDFPVVYRALAGLDSIAQAAGRCNREGHREEGHVVIFIPPSKIPAGHLRQAAEIGRQLLAEEVDDLLGPERFTRFFKELYWLKGSGLDAEGILHDLGKDPEFRFSFRTAAAKFHLIDESCQAPVMVRYGEGAELIEKLTKTGPERWLLRRLQRYVINLPRSLHGKLLACGSIREISPGIYIQGHEALYQEDLGFCPDKSIIYEPDELLG; the protein is encoded by the coding sequence ATGATAAAAGCTGACGAACCGATCGCCCATGTGACGGAGGATGGCCGTAGGCAATCTCTCTATGATCATTTGACTGGCACTGCCGCACGAGCGGCAAAGATGGCAGGAGAGTTCGACTGTGCAGAATGGGGAAGACTGGCCGGGCTTTGGCATGACCTTGGCAAGTATTCCAAAGACTTTCAGCAGATGATCCGTACCGCAGATGGCATGGATGCACATCTTGAAACTAAGCAGGGGCAGGGACGAGTGGATCATTCTACGGCTGGTGGCATCTATTCAATTGAACAATTCGGCAAGGTTGGCCGCATTCTCGCCTATCTCATTACTGGCCACCATGCCGGACTACCTGACTGGCAGACTGAGAGCTCAGGAATGGCCGCTTTAGCCCAGCGTATTAAAAAAGCTGAACTGCTGAAAGTGATGATTGCCTCAAACCCTCCACCTGAAATCCTGAAGCAGGGGGTCCCAAAAGAAAAGCCAAAATCCGGTTCAGATCCCGCTCTCTGGATACGGATGCTTTTTTCCTGCCTTGTAGATGCTGATTTCCTCGATACAGAATCCTTTCTTGAGCCACAAAAGGCGCAGTCCAGGGAAGGATACCCAGGGCTTTCCGAGTTGCTGCCGATGTTCACGGCATACATGGAGAGCAAGCAAAGGGATGCGGATGATACTCCGATCAACAGGCTTCGGGCGCAAATACTTCAACGGTGCAGAGAAATGGCCTCGCACCTGCCAGCGATTTTCACCTTGACAGTTCCTACCGGCGGAGGAAAGACCCTCTCATCCCTGGCATTTGCCTTGAATCATGCTGTATTGTATCAAAAGCGGCGGATTATTTATGTCATTCCCTACACGAGCATCATTGAACAGACTGCCGACCAGTTCAGGAAAATATTTCCTGACGCCGTTGTAGAGCACCACAGTAACCTCGATGCATCCGAAGCCCGGCGGGAAACCAGCAGAAGCCGTTTAGCCTGTGAAAATTGGGATGCACCTGTCATTGTCACCACTTCCGTGCAGTTTTTTGAATCTCTTTTTGCCAGCCGCACAAGCCGCTGCCGCAAGCTCCATAATATCGTGAATTCCGTCGTGGTGCTCGATGAAGCACAGCTTTTGCCGCCTGAATTTTTAAATCCGATCCTGGCAGTCTTAAAAGAATTGCAGCAGCATTACGGTGTCACTCTGGTTTTGAGCACCGCCACTCAGCCTGTATTAGGACCGCATAAAGCTTTTGATTTCGACTTTTCCGGGCTGCCTGAGATGATCGAGATCATGGATGATCCGCTATCACTCCATAATTCCTTCAAGCGCGTAAAGGTGCAGGTCCCAAAGGATTTGCATACCCCGCAGACCTGGGAGCAGCTTGCTTCGGAGCTTATAGAACATCCATCGGTTTTGTGCATTGTTAATCGCCGTGACGATTGCCGTGAGCTTTACCAGATACTTTGCCAGCATAAGTCTGAAGGGACTATCCATCTCTCCGCTCTCATGTGCGGCGCCCATCGCTCGCAGGTAATATCCCGGATAAAGCAGCGGCTCAAAGATACTATACCCACTCGCGTAATCAGCACCCAACTGGTGGAAGCCGGGGTGGATGTCGATTTCCCGGTTGTATACCGTGCTCTGGCTGGTCTTGATTCCATTGCCCAGGCTGCCGGACGGTGCAACAGGGAAGGCCATCGTGAAGAAGGCCATGTTGTAATCTTTATTCCTCCCAGCAAAATTCCAGCAGGACACCTTCGGCAGGCTGCCGAGATCGGGCGACAGCTTCTGGCCGAAGAGGTGGATGATCTGCTCGGACCGGAACGCTTCACCAGATTTTTCAAGGAGCTGTATTGGCTCAAAGGAAGCGGATTGGATGCCGAAGGCATTCTCCATGATTTAGGTAAAGATCCGGAATTCAGATTCAGCTTTCGCACCGCAGCCGCAAAATTCCACCTGATTGATGAATCATGCCAGGCACCGGTGATGGTTAGATACGGTGAAGGGGCTGAGTTGATTGAAAAACTGACCAAAACCGGACCGGAGCGGTGGCTGCTGCGAAGGCTTCAGCGGTATGTCATTAACCTGCCGCGCTCACTGCATGGAAAACTGCTGGCTTGTGGTAGTATCAGAGAAATCAGCCCCGGGATTTACATCCAGGGGCATGAGGCACTTTACCAGGAAGACCTGGGTTTCTGCCCCGATAAGTCAATAATATATGAACCCGATGAACTGCTTGGTTAG
- the cas8c gene encoding type I-C CRISPR-associated protein Cas8c/Csd1 has protein sequence MILQALAQYYQRLKDNSQVALEGFQKQEIPFLIILDRKGNFIGLQDTRQGEGKRKTGRICTVPKAVKKTSGIASNLLWENPAYVLGRPKVDKKKDFPKLLERAKEQHACFISNIHETFPDPAADEGISSVVRFLERGDFAQVFAHPLWPEIEESGANITFQLEGDMDLICQRDVVIKAITSGDANEEREQQPCLITGELDQPVRLHTAIKGVWGAQPTGANIVSFNLPAFNSFSKTQGENAPIGKKAEFAYTTALNTLLAKGSRQRIQVGDASTVFWTARENSIERWFADLFGEPAKEVSDQDNAAIRNLYAGPTGGAPPLDEDLTPFFVLGLAPNAARLAIRFWYAGTVGEVARNIRQHFDDIAILHSPKEPDHLSLFRLLVSTAMQGDSKNIQPNLAGEVMKSILAGTPYPKTLLNAAIMRIKAEQSRKDKNGNSLPNVSYPRAALIKAVLVREARFYRKSEKEVGMSLDQNNANPGYRLGRLFAVLERAQECASPGINATIRDRFYAAASSTPVVVFPHLLKLKNHHIAKLDNKGQAVNLEKQISEIMAGLSDFPSRLDLCDQGRFAIGYYHQRQDTSLSGKRSGNPKE, from the coding sequence ATGATCCTTCAGGCACTAGCTCAATACTACCAGCGCCTTAAAGATAACTCTCAGGTAGCGCTGGAAGGTTTTCAGAAACAGGAGATTCCTTTCCTGATTATCCTTGATCGCAAGGGTAATTTTATTGGTCTGCAGGATACACGCCAGGGAGAGGGAAAAAGGAAAACAGGCCGTATTTGCACTGTTCCAAAAGCAGTTAAAAAAACGAGCGGCATTGCCTCCAATCTTCTCTGGGAGAATCCAGCTTATGTGTTGGGGCGACCCAAGGTAGACAAGAAGAAAGATTTCCCAAAATTGCTGGAACGCGCCAAAGAGCAGCACGCTTGTTTTATAAGCAATATTCATGAAACCTTTCCTGATCCGGCAGCAGACGAAGGGATTTCCTCAGTAGTCCGGTTTTTGGAACGCGGCGATTTCGCTCAGGTATTCGCTCACCCATTGTGGCCGGAAATTGAGGAGAGTGGTGCAAACATTACCTTCCAACTTGAGGGTGACATGGACCTGATATGCCAGCGTGATGTGGTGATTAAAGCTATTACCAGCGGAGACGCAAATGAAGAAAGAGAGCAGCAACCTTGCCTGATTACCGGTGAACTTGACCAGCCGGTTCGCCTGCACACTGCCATTAAAGGGGTATGGGGTGCCCAGCCTACCGGCGCCAATATTGTTTCCTTTAACCTTCCGGCTTTTAATTCATTTAGTAAAACCCAAGGGGAAAACGCACCGATTGGGAAAAAGGCTGAATTTGCCTATACCACAGCTCTCAATACCCTGCTTGCCAAAGGTTCACGGCAGCGTATTCAGGTTGGTGATGCCAGCACAGTATTCTGGACAGCAAGGGAAAATTCTATCGAAAGATGGTTCGCCGATCTTTTCGGTGAACCTGCCAAAGAAGTGTCGGACCAGGATAACGCAGCTATCCGCAACCTGTACGCTGGACCGACAGGCGGTGCTCCTCCACTGGATGAAGACCTGACGCCATTCTTTGTTCTTGGTCTTGCACCTAATGCTGCACGGCTTGCGATTCGTTTCTGGTATGCTGGCACAGTCGGCGAAGTGGCCAGAAATATCCGGCAGCACTTCGATGATATCGCTATTCTGCATAGCCCCAAAGAACCAGACCACCTGTCATTATTCCGCCTGCTGGTATCTACGGCCATGCAGGGAGATTCCAAAAACATCCAACCCAATCTGGCTGGTGAAGTGATGAAATCCATCCTGGCCGGAACACCATATCCGAAGACCTTACTCAATGCCGCAATTATGCGGATCAAGGCGGAACAATCCAGGAAGGATAAAAACGGAAACTCATTACCCAACGTCTCCTACCCGCGGGCAGCGCTCATCAAAGCGGTGCTGGTGCGGGAGGCGAGATTCTACAGAAAGAGCGAAAAGGAGGTAGGTATGTCGCTTGATCAAAATAATGCCAACCCTGGTTATCGGCTGGGACGTCTTTTTGCAGTTCTTGAGCGGGCACAGGAATGCGCCAGTCCGGGTATCAATGCAACGATTCGTGACCGTTTCTATGCTGCGGCCTCCAGCACACCGGTTGTTGTCTTTCCCCACCTGCTCAAATTGAAAAACCATCACATTGCCAAACTCGACAATAAGGGCCAGGCTGTCAATCTGGAAAAGCAGATCAGTGAAATCATGGCCGGGCTCAGTGATTTTCCATCCCGCCTGGACCTTTGCGATCAGGGACGTTTTGCCATTGGTTATTATCATCAGCGGCAGGACACTTCTTTATCAGGAAAGAGGAGCGGTAATCCAAAAGAATAA
- the cas1c gene encoding type I-C CRISPR-associated endonuclease Cas1c: MKQFLNTLYVMTQGAYVCLDHETVKIEVEGKVQLQVPLHHLGAIVTMGNVMMSPFIMARCADDGRAVVILDRNGQFKCRMVGKTSGNVLLRQAQYEAVREQERTLAIARNIVAGKVKNARQILLRGIRESDNEEKEEIDALKKASDTISNVLFHLKDAKDIDEVRGFEGEAAEAYFQSFDRMVKKSERKFFTMNGRSRRPPLDPVNSLLSFLYTLLLNDCVSALEGVGLDSQMGFLHALRPGRPSLGLDLMEEFRSILADRLALTLINRKQVTAKHFESRPGGAIYLNDEGRKAVVVAYQKRKQDEFHHPILDSKAPFGLIPHIQARLLARHLRGDLEAYTPVLYS, from the coding sequence GTGAAACAGTTTCTGAACACGCTGTATGTTATGACCCAGGGAGCTTATGTCTGCCTGGATCATGAGACAGTGAAGATTGAAGTAGAGGGAAAGGTGCAACTCCAGGTTCCCCTCCATCACCTGGGGGCCATTGTCACTATGGGAAATGTCATGATGAGCCCCTTTATCATGGCCCGATGCGCGGACGATGGCCGGGCGGTGGTGATCCTTGACCGGAATGGGCAGTTCAAATGCCGCATGGTCGGAAAAACCAGCGGTAATGTCCTGCTCCGCCAGGCCCAGTATGAGGCGGTCAGGGAACAGGAGCGGACTTTGGCCATTGCCAGAAATATCGTTGCCGGTAAGGTAAAAAATGCCAGACAGATACTTTTGCGCGGGATACGGGAGAGCGATAATGAAGAAAAGGAGGAGATCGATGCTTTAAAGAAAGCCAGCGATACCATTTCCAATGTCCTGTTCCATCTGAAGGACGCAAAGGATATTGACGAGGTGAGAGGATTTGAGGGAGAAGCGGCCGAAGCTTATTTTCAGTCCTTCGACCGGATGGTCAAGAAGAGCGAGCGGAAGTTCTTCACCATGAATGGCCGAAGCAGAAGGCCGCCGCTTGATCCGGTGAACAGCCTCCTGTCGTTCCTTTATACCCTGCTGCTGAATGATTGCGTTTCAGCACTGGAAGGAGTCGGGCTCGATTCACAGATGGGTTTTCTCCATGCCCTGAGGCCAGGAAGACCATCATTAGGATTGGACCTGATGGAAGAATTCCGTTCTATATTGGCGGACCGTCTGGCGCTGACACTGATTAACCGGAAACAGGTAACTGCCAAACATTTCGAGTCCAGACCCGGCGGAGCTATATATCTTAATGATGAGGGACGCAAAGCCGTGGTAGTGGCCTACCAGAAACGGAAACAGGACGAATTCCACCACCCGATTCTGGATTCAAAAGCCCCCTTCGGCCTTATCCCTCACATTCAGGCAAGATTGCTGGCCAGACACCTGCGCGGAGATCTGGAGGCATATACACCTGTTTTGTATTCGTAG
- a CDS encoding TolC family protein, translating to MQPAIILFSTHIHIYTHIHLHILMLMLALMSFLLIHEPADGKTGTAVTLSLSDGLNIALQKNTDIRYYLLDKNTADQEVDYQEAVYLPYLKMSSKMGTYSWDVLTAANYRDHHIMDYDLSLSKRHSLAGTSSLHFSTKSDRITYYAPRVHQDEYTSTIFFKYDQPLLKGWGREMADFEIHKAGIRRELAIQKLEDEKNTILFKVFRSYFSLYLTGEELRLKREIRKNTQEIYNVVNEKVKMQKLPITTLNKVQATLLIQDKEIADLENEKRKKEHDLMLSIYNASCNTSYNTSQSDSNTNSDTDPGIILSTQPDSVIASFPSPSWPDTQVRSEKMDFILANYAHQLRLAEKEREKAANNRKPDLTISLEFGIDGYDHQEWSRSIGDISSSNYRALITGVLGLPLKNTAAQADLAAAENKKRQLMIQIGNRREEIKNLVSELRDDMETAGNNMALNEKIAAISKQNLENEIERLVGEKSTVLDTLDYQTAFINAKLALLNTKMDYLMLIGTYYLVRREMQDLISGVRSQESEVGSRKPGENNCLLHYFFLLPGGAIVFDGGCLPQKPLTPALSPKGRGRKSLPSVHSAINPRPVRLDKEIACGIGWGKKAAPPPYICSLAGR from the coding sequence ATGCAACCGGCGATCATTCTCTTCTCTACCCATATCCACATCTACACCCATATCCATCTCCATATCCTTATGCTCATGCTTGCGCTGATGAGTTTTCTGCTCATCCATGAACCCGCTGACGGGAAAACCGGCACGGCTGTCACTCTCTCGCTGTCCGATGGCCTGAACATAGCTCTCCAGAAGAATACCGATATCCGGTATTATCTTCTGGATAAAAATACAGCCGACCAGGAGGTTGATTATCAGGAGGCTGTTTACCTTCCTTACCTGAAGATGAGCAGTAAAATGGGCACGTATTCCTGGGATGTCTTGACGGCTGCTAATTACCGGGATCACCACATCATGGACTACGATCTTTCCCTCAGTAAAAGGCATTCCCTGGCCGGAACATCATCCCTGCATTTTTCGACCAAAAGTGACCGGATCACATATTATGCTCCGCGCGTTCATCAGGATGAGTATACATCGACCATCTTTTTCAAATATGATCAGCCCTTATTAAAGGGTTGGGGCAGGGAAATGGCAGATTTCGAAATCCATAAGGCCGGCATACGCAGGGAACTGGCTATACAGAAACTTGAGGATGAGAAAAATACCATTCTTTTTAAGGTATTCAGGAGCTATTTCTCGCTGTATCTGACGGGAGAAGAGCTCCGGCTGAAACGCGAAATAAGAAAAAATACGCAAGAAATATATAATGTGGTAAACGAAAAAGTGAAGATGCAAAAACTCCCGATAACAACCTTAAATAAGGTGCAAGCAACCCTGCTTATTCAGGATAAGGAAATAGCCGATCTGGAAAACGAAAAGCGGAAAAAAGAGCATGATCTTATGCTCTCCATATATAATGCCTCATGTAATACTTCATATAATACCTCCCAATCAGATTCAAATACAAATTCAGATACAGATCCAGGGATTATCCTTTCCACTCAGCCGGATTCCGTGATTGCTTCCTTTCCATCGCCTTCCTGGCCGGATACGCAGGTCAGATCAGAAAAGATGGATTTTATTCTGGCAAATTATGCTCATCAGTTACGGTTAGCTGAAAAAGAAAGAGAAAAAGCTGCAAACAACCGAAAACCCGATCTTACGATATCCCTGGAATTCGGAATAGATGGTTATGATCATCAGGAATGGTCACGGTCAATTGGAGATATCTCTTCGAGCAATTACCGTGCCCTCATCACCGGCGTACTTGGCCTTCCCCTGAAGAATACGGCTGCTCAGGCCGACCTTGCGGCAGCGGAAAATAAAAAGCGGCAGCTTATGATCCAGATAGGCAATCGCCGGGAGGAAATCAAAAACCTGGTCAGCGAGCTGCGGGATGATATGGAAACAGCGGGGAATAACATGGCCTTAAATGAAAAGATCGCTGCCATCTCGAAGCAAAATCTCGAAAACGAAATAGAGCGGCTGGTGGGAGAGAAAAGCACTGTTCTGGATACTCTCGATTATCAGACTGCCTTCATCAACGCAAAGCTTGCTCTGCTCAACACAAAAATGGATTACCTAATGCTCATCGGCACCTATTACCTGGTGAGAAGGGAAATGCAAGACCTTATATCAGGAGTCAGGAGTCAGGAGTCAGAAGTCGGGAGTCGGAAGCCGGGAGAAAATAATTGCTTATTGCACTATTTTTTTCTCCTCCCTGGAGGGGCGATAGTATTTGATGGAGGCTGCTTACCCCAAAAGCCCCTCACCCCGGCCCTCTCCCCAAAGGGGCGAGGGAGAAAATCGCTGCCCTCAGTACACAGCGCGATAAATCCGCGGCCAGTCAGGCTCGATAAAGAGATCGCGTGCGGTATTGGGTGGGGCAAAAAAGCAGCCCCACCACCCTACATTTGCTCCCTGGCGGGGCGATAG
- the cas2 gene encoding CRISPR-associated endonuclease Cas2 — MLIIVTYDVSTETKAGCRRLRRVAQVCKNYGQRVQKSVFECQVNDVQFEQLRRKLLKEINKDEDNLRLYRLVGQRDNYVETYGQSRTLFFDEPLII, encoded by the coding sequence ATGCTGATTATCGTCACTTATGATGTATCTACCGAGACAAAAGCTGGTTGTAGGAGACTGCGGCGGGTAGCCCAGGTATGTAAAAATTATGGCCAGCGAGTGCAAAAATCCGTCTTCGAATGTCAGGTCAATGATGTACAATTCGAACAACTGCGAAGGAAACTTCTCAAGGAGATCAACAAAGACGAAGACAACCTTCGACTCTACCGGCTTGTAGGGCAGAGGGACAACTATGTTGAGACATATGGACAGAGCAGGACCCTATTCTTTGATGAACCTTTGATAATTTGA
- the cas7c gene encoding type I-C CRISPR-associated protein Cas7/Csd2 codes for MNTTIKNRYDFVLLFDVKDGNPNGDPDAGNLPRVDPETGHGLVTDVCIKRKVRNYVGLSKELAVPYDIYVKEKSVLGRAHVQAFNALGIKLGEEVKLPVPKEIVEDLKEIDLPEGLTLLLPDPDDEAETAFLVLASDMDKKEAQAKLKEVTLSKKAKDFLTNALKAAKSRKPTGEEVEKGRGKMCETFFDVRTFGAVMSLKSAPNCGQVRGPVQLTFARSVDQVVPLEHSITRMAVATEAESEKQQGDNRTMGRKYTVPYALYRCHGFISASLAGQTGFSEDDLSLFWEALINMFEHDRSAARGQMATRKLIVFKHDSVMGNAPVHKLFDMVKVEAKNVPVRDFNDYTIIVPGQDVMPPGVTVLEMQ; via the coding sequence ATGAATACCACGATTAAAAACCGTTACGATTTTGTGCTTTTGTTTGATGTGAAAGATGGCAACCCCAATGGTGACCCTGATGCGGGCAATCTTCCCCGTGTCGATCCGGAAACAGGACACGGCCTGGTTACCGATGTCTGCATCAAGCGTAAAGTCCGTAACTACGTGGGGCTGTCAAAGGAGCTGGCAGTTCCCTATGACATTTATGTTAAGGAAAAATCTGTTCTTGGCAGGGCTCATGTCCAGGCGTTCAATGCCCTGGGCATTAAACTCGGCGAAGAGGTAAAACTGCCGGTTCCGAAAGAAATCGTGGAAGACCTGAAAGAAATTGATCTTCCGGAAGGATTGACTTTACTCCTTCCTGATCCTGATGATGAAGCCGAAACAGCCTTTTTAGTCTTGGCCTCTGATATGGACAAAAAGGAAGCTCAAGCAAAACTGAAAGAGGTAACTCTATCCAAAAAGGCGAAGGACTTCCTTACCAACGCCCTGAAAGCTGCCAAGTCACGCAAACCCACTGGTGAAGAAGTGGAAAAGGGCAGAGGCAAGATGTGCGAAACTTTTTTTGATGTGCGTACATTCGGTGCTGTAATGTCTCTGAAATCGGCGCCTAACTGTGGGCAGGTACGAGGGCCGGTACAATTGACTTTTGCCCGCAGCGTGGATCAGGTGGTTCCCCTGGAGCACAGCATAACCCGCATGGCGGTTGCCACCGAAGCGGAGTCGGAGAAACAGCAGGGAGATAACCGCACCATGGGAAGGAAATATACGGTCCCCTATGCCCTGTACCGCTGTCACGGCTTTATCTCGGCATCCTTAGCAGGCCAGACAGGTTTCAGCGAGGATGACCTTTCTCTCTTCTGGGAAGCCCTTATCAATATGTTCGAGCATGACCGCTCAGCGGCACGGGGCCAGATGGCGACCCGAAAACTCATTGTCTTTAAACATGATTCAGTAATGGGCAACGCACCTGTTCATAAACTTTTCGATATGGTGAAAGTTGAAGCCAAAAATGTTCCCGTAAGGGATTTCAACGATTACACTATTATTGTTCCCGGCCAGGATGTCATGCCACCAGGCGTTACCGTTCTCGAAATGCAGTGA
- the cas5c gene encoding type I-C CRISPR-associated protein Cas5c, with the protein MPKMPEKSRILRLKVWGENACFTRPEMKVERVSYDVMTPSAARGILEAILWKPAILWRVTQIDVLKPIRWESVRRNEVGTVMSTDCATPKKGSGQTGMYIEDHRQQRAGLFLRDVAYTIHAYFELTDKAGPEDTIIKFQEMFYRRTEKGQCFNQPYLGCREFSAHFEPIAHDQPLPAPISTGRHELGWMLHDLDYGGEAPMPRFFRACLENGRLVIPPFDDKEVRS; encoded by the coding sequence ATGCCGAAAATGCCGGAAAAAAGCCGTATCCTGCGGCTTAAGGTCTGGGGCGAAAACGCCTGCTTTACCCGGCCGGAGATGAAAGTCGAGCGAGTTTCCTACGATGTCATGACACCTTCTGCGGCGCGTGGCATACTGGAAGCCATCCTCTGGAAACCGGCTATTCTCTGGCGAGTCACGCAAATCGATGTGCTGAAACCCATCCGCTGGGAATCGGTCAGGCGCAATGAGGTTGGTACAGTCATGTCAACCGACTGCGCAACACCCAAAAAAGGCAGTGGCCAGACTGGTATGTACATAGAAGATCATCGGCAGCAGCGCGCCGGTCTTTTTCTCCGGGATGTGGCCTATACCATTCACGCATATTTCGAGCTGACGGATAAGGCCGGACCGGAAGATACCATTATCAAATTTCAGGAGATGTTTTATCGCCGGACTGAGAAAGGGCAGTGTTTTAACCAGCCTTATCTTGGCTGCCGGGAGTTCAGCGCTCACTTTGAACCGATTGCCCACGATCAGCCACTCCCTGCGCCGATTTCCACGGGGCGGCATGAGCTTGGCTGGATGCTTCATGACCTGGATTATGGCGGAGAAGCGCCTATGCCGCGCTTTTTCCGGGCATGCCTGGAAAATGGCCGTCTGGTAATACCGCCATTCGATGATAAGGAGGTGCGGTCATGA
- the cas4 gene encoding CRISPR-associated protein Cas4, translated as MTSQELTDPIMVSALEHYSYCPRQCALIHIEHIWDENIYTMRGRDVHENVDIDSSHLLAGVRYERALPIWSRRLNMVGKADLVEFHGDIPYPVEYKSGHRRTGHHEAMQLCAQAVCLEEMLSVRVEKGALYWHGSRARKEVIFTASLREQLEKVVSAVHEMIANRLIPPPVNDKRCKDCSLRESCLPDVIGDKTRNRRAARELFTLERPE; from the coding sequence ATGACTTCACAAGAACTAACCGACCCCATCATGGTCTCCGCCCTGGAGCATTACAGCTACTGTCCCCGTCAGTGTGCCCTCATCCATATAGAGCATATATGGGACGAGAACATTTACACCATGCGTGGCCGGGATGTGCACGAGAATGTGGATATCGACTCCTCGCACCTGTTGGCTGGCGTCCGCTATGAGCGGGCGCTGCCGATATGGTCGCGCCGACTGAATATGGTGGGGAAAGCCGATCTGGTGGAGTTTCACGGTGATATTCCCTATCCGGTCGAATATAAATCCGGCCACCGCCGCACTGGCCACCACGAGGCGATGCAGCTCTGCGCCCAGGCAGTCTGCCTGGAAGAGATGCTCAGCGTAAGGGTGGAGAAAGGAGCGCTCTATTGGCATGGCTCACGCGCGCGGAAAGAGGTAATATTTACCGCGTCCCTGCGAGAGCAGCTTGAAAAGGTGGTTTCTGCCGTTCATGAGATGATTGCTAACCGGCTTATTCCCCCTCCGGTGAATGATAAGCGGTGTAAGGATTGTTCATTGAGAGAATCCTGCCTGCCAGATGTGATCGGTGATAAAACCAGGAACCGGCGGGCGGCCAGAGAGCTGTTTACTCTGGAACGTCCGGAATAG